CGGTTGTTGAGCGCGTGCGGCCGCAAAGCGTGGTGATGAGCCAGGCCGAAATCCACCCGCAGGCGCGTCTCAAGACGCTGGCCCAGGTCTAGGCGGACAAACAGCCCATGCGCCTCCGCCGTTTCAAAGCCCCCTCCATGCGTGATGCCATGGCGCTTGTCCGCGCCGAAATGGGCGACACCGCCATTATTGTGTCGAGCGAGGAACTGGCGTCCGGCGGCGTAGAAGTCACGGCCGCCGTCGAGCGTCGCGCACCTGCGCCGGACACAAACCCGGTCCGCGAAAGACTTGAAGATCGCCTGCGCGCCCGTATGCAGGCCGAGGCCGCCGGCGCACCAACGGTTGACGCAGCTGCCACCTTCGACATCAGCGACATTGACACCATTCTGGCCGACCACCGCGTTCCCGACGCCCTGCATGACCGCATTGTGCGGGCCGCAACCGCACATCAGGGCAACGACGCACGCTACGCACTGGCCCACGCCATCGACATCGCCATCGGCTTTCAGCCCGTTGGTGATAAACTCGCAGGCTCCATCATGCTCATCGGCACACCGGGTGCGGGCAAAACCGTGACGGCTGCCAAACTTGCCGCCCGCGCCGTGCTGGCGGGCCAGCAGGTTGATTTTATAACCGCCGACGCTGTGCGCTCCGGCGCGCTGGCCCAGTCGCAGGCCTACGCGGATGTGCTCAATCAGGATGTTGCATCGGTGCGCGGCGCGGATGAACTGGCTTTAATGCTGGACACCCGCGCCGAACTTGGCCGCAGCCGCCCCTGCATCATTGATACGCCCGCCACCAACCTGCACGACCGCGCCGAGCTGGACCACACAGCCCGCCTCGTGCAGGCGGCCCGTGCCGCCCGTACCGCAGGCGCACCGGGCACAACCATGCCGGTTGAACCCGTCGGCGTCATCGCCGCAGGGGGCGACACCGAAGACATGGCCGACGCCGCACAGTTTTTTGCCCGCCTTGGCTGCCGCCGCGTCATCATCACCCGCACCGACGCGACACCGCGACTGGGCGGTGTGCTCGCAGCCCTTGCTGCGTCCCGCCTTGCGGCTGCCGAGTTCGGCATCAAGCCCTATCTCGCCGGTGGCCTTGCCGCCGCAACACCCCACACGCTGGCGACCATGATGATTGCCAAATCCACTACCAGTCCACCCGTGCCGCATCTCATGCCGCACCGCCCATCATCACCGGAACACACCCCGTCGTTTACGGAGCCGACCCCAGCATGACCATGAGCGACACCCAGATCAGTGCCCCCCAGCCCGGTACCATCACCCGGCCGCGCAAAATCATCACTGTCGCATCCGGCAAGGGCGGTGTCGGCAAGACCATGATTTCGTCCACCTT
The window above is part of the Pyruvatibacter sp. genome. Proteins encoded here:
- a CDS encoding AAA family ATPase — protein: MRLRRFKAPSMRDAMALVRAEMGDTAIIVSSEELASGGVEVTAAVERRAPAPDTNPVRERLEDRLRARMQAEAAGAPTVDAAATFDISDIDTILADHRVPDALHDRIVRAATAHQGNDARYALAHAIDIAIGFQPVGDKLAGSIMLIGTPGAGKTVTAAKLAARAVLAGQQVDFITADAVRSGALAQSQAYADVLNQDVASVRGADELALMLDTRAELGRSRPCIIDTPATNLHDRAELDHTARLVQAARAARTAGAPGTTMPVEPVGVIAAGGDTEDMADAAQFFARLGCRRVIITRTDATPRLGGVLAALAASRLAAAEFGIKPYLAGGLAAATPHTLATMMIAKSTTSPPVPHLMPHRPSSPEHTPSFTEPTPA